The following are encoded together in the Hypnocyclicus thermotrophus genome:
- a CDS encoding ABC transporter ATP-binding protein — MSNKKENKINIGGMRRRGFHGNFQKEKAKNPFPTMIRLWHYIKKQNFKMFLVFIFIILEATFSTLAPDYLRIIFDKFNTINKIKIIMPSIYMLLMIYFLKNISMWLNSYFVIDVAQKTIANLREDLFKKIQILKIEFIDKNENGDFISRLINDIENISNTLNETITQLILSVILVIGSLFFMFKLNIILTLTVIFTVPITMLLTSFVAKFTGKYFKSTQKKLGELNGFIEEQITGIKIVKAFAQETPIINKFSQKNLPLKNDIIKAQIFSGIMGPIMNFISNLIFLVIILVGSYLITIDKATIGIIVAFLSYSRNFNRPLIQLAQLYNNFQSAIAGAERVFEIIDEESEFDNDGKIIVDKLEGNVEFQNVYFSYEKEKQVLKNINFNVKKGETIAIVGPTGAGKTTIINLLTKFYNINKGKILIDGIDINDMNKKSLRKRLGIVLQDTYIFSDTVLENIKFGNLEATFKEIQKAASLSNADKFIKKLPNEYNEILSEEGGNLSKGEKQLISITRAILANHDILILDEATSNVDTITEKHIQEGMLNLMKGKTSFIIAHRLSTIKEADKIIVIDNGEIVEIGTHNDLLTRKGFYYNLYTTQTNFNLK, encoded by the coding sequence ATGTCAAATAAAAAAGAAAATAAAATAAATATTGGTGGAATGAGAAGGCGTGGATTTCATGGAAATTTTCAAAAAGAAAAAGCTAAAAATCCATTTCCAACTATGATTAGATTATGGCACTATATTAAAAAACAAAATTTTAAAATGTTTTTAGTATTTATTTTTATTATATTAGAAGCTACTTTTTCAACGCTTGCCCCAGATTATTTAAGAATAATTTTTGATAAATTTAATACTATTAACAAAATAAAAATAATTATGCCTTCTATTTATATGTTACTTATGATATATTTCTTAAAAAATATATCAATGTGGCTTAATTCATATTTCGTAATAGATGTTGCTCAAAAAACTATTGCAAATTTAAGAGAAGATTTATTTAAAAAAATTCAAATATTAAAAATAGAATTTATTGATAAAAATGAAAACGGAGATTTTATAAGTAGACTTATAAATGATATTGAAAATATCAGTAATACTCTTAATGAAACTATAACACAATTAATATTAAGTGTTATTTTAGTTATTGGTTCGCTATTTTTTATGTTTAAACTAAATATTATTCTTACTTTAACTGTGATATTTACTGTACCTATTACTATGTTACTTACTTCATTTGTAGCAAAATTTACAGGAAAATATTTTAAAAGCACACAAAAAAAACTTGGTGAATTAAATGGCTTTATTGAAGAACAAATTACGGGTATAAAAATAGTAAAAGCTTTTGCACAAGAAACGCCTATTATTAATAAATTTTCTCAAAAAAATCTGCCCTTAAAAAATGATATAATTAAAGCTCAAATTTTTTCTGGAATAATGGGCCCTATTATGAATTTTATCAGTAACTTAATATTTTTAGTAATTATTTTAGTCGGCAGTTATCTCATTACTATTGACAAAGCTACTATAGGTATTATTGTTGCTTTTCTTAGTTATTCACGTAATTTTAATAGACCACTTATTCAATTAGCTCAATTATATAATAATTTTCAAAGTGCAATAGCTGGAGCTGAACGTGTATTTGAAATAATTGATGAAGAAAGTGAATTTGATAATGACGGAAAAATTATTGTTGATAAACTTGAAGGAAATGTAGAATTTCAAAATGTTTATTTTTCTTATGAAAAAGAAAAACAAGTTCTTAAAAATATTAACTTTAATGTAAAAAAAGGAGAAACAATAGCTATTGTTGGTCCTACTGGTGCTGGTAAAACTACAATAATCAATCTATTAACAAAATTTTATAATATCAATAAAGGAAAAATTTTAATTGATGGAATTGATATTAACGATATGAATAAAAAATCTTTAAGAAAACGATTAGGTATAGTCCTTCAAGATACCTATATTTTTTCGGATACTGTACTTGAAAATATAAAATTTGGAAATTTAGAAGCAACGTTTAAAGAAATTCAAAAAGCCGCTAGTTTATCAAATGCAGATAAGTTTATTAAAAAATTACCAAATGAATACAATGAGATACTTAGTGAAGAAGGTGGAAATTTAAGTAAAGGTGAAAAACAATTAATCTCTATTACTCGTGCTATTTTAGCAAATCATGATATTTTAATACTTGATGAAGCTACAAGCAATGTTGATACAATTACAGAAAAACATATACAAGAAGGAATGCTTAACCTAATGAAAGGTAAAACAAGTTTTATAATTGCACATAGATTAAGCACTATAAAAGAAGCTGATAAAATAATAGTTATTGATAATGGAGAAATAGTTGAAATAGGAACTCATAATGATTTGCTTACTAGAAAAGGATTTTATTATAATTTATATACCACTCAAACAAATTTTAATTTAAAATAA
- a CDS encoding MarR family winged helix-turn-helix transcriptional regulator, whose product MNEEIYNKNIEELFHVVSKMHFKTVIQELEKIGLYKGQPPVLFMLYKKNGLPQNKIAEKIHVSKATLSKMLQRMEKNEFIKRIKDKNDKRITRVYITEKSIKLKPLIDEKFKNINNISFKNFSVEEKKLMKSLLLKIYFNLKNI is encoded by the coding sequence TTGAATGAAGAAATTTATAATAAAAATATTGAAGAACTTTTTCATGTAGTTTCAAAAATGCATTTTAAAACCGTAATTCAAGAATTGGAAAAAATAGGTCTATATAAAGGTCAACCACCAGTTCTTTTTATGCTATACAAAAAGAATGGATTACCTCAAAATAAAATTGCTGAAAAAATACACGTTTCAAAAGCTACTCTTAGTAAAATGCTACAACGAATGGAAAAAAATGAATTTATAAAAAGAATAAAGGATAAAAATGATAAACGAATTACTCGGGTTTATATTACTGAAAAAAGTATAAAATTAAAACCTTTAATTGATGAAAAATTTAAAAATATTAATAATATATCTTTTAAAAATTTTTCTGTTGAAGAAAAAAAATTAATGAAATCATTATTATTAAAAATATACTTTAATTTAAAAAATATTTAA
- the treZ gene encoding malto-oligosyltrehalose trehalohydrolase, translating into MKLGHSYEEDCSKFVVWANRHNVMKIIFPELDREHDMEKLKGSYFEYKCSKLPEGTKYYFQTADGNLYPDPASKSQPKGVHKYSEIINVKNKDKPKQFKGIDLRDAIIYEIHIGTFTKEGTFDAAIKKISYLKKLGINVVEIMPVFSFPGDRNWGYDGVYPYAVDESYGGVKEFIRFINECNKNNIAVILDVVYNHFGPEGNYLGIYSQYFTKRYSTPWGSAISFDGRNSEHVKKYFLDNVKFWLEDVKIDGFRLDAILSIYDFSESHFLDDLYDLVKDTEIKEKRIINVISENPYHTIKSNYKIKLDGHWEEDFHHSIHSYFTGETHTYLREYGSFNKIKDMFENGYCTEFWRNKYFSEPYRLIISIQTHDQIGNRPFGDRLSNLITYEQYKLAAFSMFALPYTPMLFMGEEYFETNPFLFFTSFSDKKVIKGVRAGRKKEFEFLDEDIPDSQDINTFYSSKLDFEKLTNKKHSETFNFYKTMIQLKKEKILGYNNRSKVEVYADEETKIIYIKNCYKNSFALMNFSDKETNYTLFKDMKVIFSGNNYSLIGKIENNIKLQPYGFVLYEY; encoded by the coding sequence ATGAAATTAGGTCATAGTTATGAAGAAGACTGTTCAAAATTTGTAGTTTGGGCAAATAGACACAATGTAATGAAAATAATTTTCCCAGAATTGGATAGAGAACATGACATGGAAAAATTAAAAGGAAGTTATTTTGAATATAAATGTTCAAAATTACCAGAAGGCACAAAATATTATTTTCAAACTGCTGATGGAAATCTTTATCCTGATCCAGCTTCAAAATCTCAACCAAAAGGGGTACATAAATACTCAGAAATTATAAATGTAAAAAATAAAGATAAACCAAAACAATTTAAAGGAATTGATTTAAGAGATGCTATTATTTATGAAATACATATTGGAACTTTTACTAAAGAAGGTACATTTGATGCAGCAATTAAAAAGATTTCTTATTTAAAAAAACTTGGAATAAATGTTGTTGAGATAATGCCAGTTTTTAGCTTCCCTGGAGATAGAAACTGGGGATATGATGGAGTATATCCTTATGCTGTAGATGAAAGTTATGGTGGAGTAAAAGAATTTATAAGATTTATTAATGAATGTAATAAAAATAATATTGCCGTAATTTTAGATGTTGTTTACAATCATTTTGGGCCTGAAGGAAATTATTTAGGTATTTATAGTCAATATTTTACTAAAAGATATTCAACACCATGGGGAAGTGCTATTAGCTTTGACGGTAGAAATAGTGAACATGTAAAAAAATACTTTTTAGATAATGTAAAATTTTGGTTAGAAGATGTAAAAATTGACGGATTTAGATTAGATGCGATTTTATCTATTTATGATTTTAGTGAATCTCATTTTTTAGATGATTTATATGATCTGGTAAAAGATACTGAAATAAAAGAAAAAAGAATTATAAATGTTATTTCTGAAAATCCTTATCATACAATAAAATCAAATTATAAAATAAAACTCGATGGACATTGGGAAGAAGATTTTCATCACAGTATCCATTCATATTTTACAGGTGAAACACATACTTATCTCAGAGAATATGGTAGTTTTAACAAAATTAAGGACATGTTTGAAAATGGTTATTGTACAGAATTTTGGCGAAATAAATATTTTAGTGAACCATATAGATTAATTATATCAATCCAAACTCACGATCAAATAGGTAATAGACCTTTTGGTGATAGACTTAGTAATTTAATTACTTATGAACAATATAAATTAGCAGCTTTCTCAATGTTTGCTTTGCCTTATACTCCTATGTTATTTATGGGCGAAGAATACTTTGAAACAAATCCATTTTTATTTTTCACCTCATTTAGTGATAAAAAGGTAATTAAAGGTGTTCGAGCAGGAAGAAAAAAAGAATTTGAGTTTTTAGATGAAGACATACCCGATTCTCAAGATATTAATACTTTTTATAGTTCAAAATTAGATTTTGAAAAATTAACAAATAAAAAACATTCTGAAACATTTAACTTTTATAAAACTATGATACAATTAAAAAAAGAAAAAATATTAGGATATAATAATAGAAGCAAAGTTGAGGTTTATGCAGATGAAGAAACTAAAATTATTTATATAAAAAATTGTTATAAAAATAGTTTTGCATTAATGAATTTTTCTGATAAAGAAACAAATTATACTCTATTTAAAGATATGAAAGTTATTTTTTCAGGAAACAACTACTCTTTAATTGGAAAAATTGAAAATAATATCAAATTACAACCTTATGGATTCGTACTGTATGAATATTAA
- a CDS encoding DMT family transporter produces MKRKQILSEIGLVYAAAIWGSTFYVVKDSLAFINPLLLVSYRFLLASLIFLIFLIIKKENIFKNFKYGITLGVLLGSLYMFQTVGLKYTTASNSGFITGLFVLFIPIFGYIIFKEIPTKFKIISAVLATIGLWILTGGMKSINIGDLYTLIAAIAYCLHLLYSGKFMKNNISPYLMNFQQFLVVGLFSLFLSKVYYNEVFNININALKSIIFLAIFPTASAFIIQLKAQKFIDDFRVGVIFSLEPVFAAIFSWTLGGEVFTIKGIIGGSFIVTAMIVSEMKIKDKLIYEKIKNENK; encoded by the coding sequence ATGAAAAGAAAGCAAATTTTATCAGAAATTGGTTTAGTTTATGCAGCTGCTATTTGGGGAAGTACTTTTTATGTAGTAAAAGATAGCCTTGCATTTATAAATCCATTATTATTAGTTAGTTATAGATTTTTATTGGCATCTTTAATTTTTTTGATTTTTTTAATTATAAAAAAAGAAAATATTTTTAAAAATTTTAAATATGGAATAACTTTAGGTGTTTTACTTGGTTCCTTATATATGTTTCAAACAGTAGGCTTAAAATATACGACAGCTTCAAATTCTGGATTTATAACAGGTCTTTTTGTATTATTTATTCCTATTTTTGGATATATAATTTTTAAAGAAATTCCTACAAAATTTAAAATAATATCAGCAGTATTAGCTACAATTGGGTTATGGATATTAACAGGTGGAATGAAATCTATAAATATTGGTGATTTATACACATTAATTGCAGCAATAGCTTATTGTTTACATCTTTTATATTCAGGAAAATTCATGAAAAATAATATAAGTCCTTATTTAATGAATTTTCAACAGTTTTTAGTAGTAGGATTATTTAGTTTATTTTTATCAAAAGTTTATTATAATGAAGTTTTTAATATAAATATTAATGCATTGAAAAGTATTATTTTTTTAGCAATATTTCCTACTGCATCTGCTTTTATTATTCAATTAAAAGCACAAAAATTTATAGATGATTTTAGAGTAGGAGTAATTTTTTCTTTAGAACCAGTTTTTGCTGCTATATTTTCTTGGACTTTAGGAGGTGAAGTATTTACAATAAAGGGTATTATAGGTGGCAGTTTTATTGTAACTGCAATGATTGTTTCAGAAATGAAAATAAAAGATAAACTAATATATGAAAAAATAAAAAATGAAAACAAATAA
- the hisC gene encoding histidinol-phosphate transaminase — translation MKFWSNKAKSISPYTYGEQPKDKKYIKLNTNENPYPPSPKAIKIIKNLDENIYKLYSDPTCNELKEAISKVYNVEKKQIFIGNGSDEVIAFSYQSFFNKGDKIVYPDITYSFYPVYSKLYEIEEIINPLNDDFTMNLKGFNKKSKGIIITNPNAPTGIALTLDQIESIIKDNLDKLIIVDEAYVDFGAESAVKLINKYENLLVIQTFSKSRSFASLRIGFAIGNKELIQALHIIKDSYNPYTVDTIGIKAGAAAMLDVEYFNKTRNTIIATRDRIKKELDKLGFKSTNSKSNFLFIKHNSFKGEYIFKKLKENGILVRYFNKPKINNYLRVSIGTDEEMDEMIRILKEKILK, via the coding sequence ATGAAATTTTGGTCAAATAAAGCAAAATCAATATCTCCCTATACTTATGGGGAACAACCAAAAGATAAAAAATATATAAAACTAAATACAAATGAAAATCCATATCCTCCGTCACCAAAAGCTATAAAAATCATTAAAAATCTTGATGAAAACATTTATAAATTATACTCAGATCCTACATGTAATGAACTAAAAGAAGCAATAAGTAAAGTTTATAATGTAGAAAAGAAACAAATTTTTATAGGAAATGGTTCTGATGAAGTTATAGCTTTTAGTTATCAATCATTTTTTAATAAAGGTGATAAAATAGTTTATCCAGATATAACATATAGTTTTTATCCTGTATATTCAAAATTATATGAAATAGAAGAAATTATAAATCCATTAAATGACGACTTTACTATGAATCTAAAAGGTTTTAATAAAAAATCAAAAGGAATTATTATTACAAACCCAAATGCACCTACTGGAATTGCACTTACTTTAGATCAAATAGAATCTATCATAAAAGATAATTTAGATAAATTAATTATAGTTGATGAAGCTTATGTTGATTTTGGTGCTGAAAGTGCTGTAAAATTAATTAATAAATATGAAAATTTACTTGTAATTCAAACTTTTTCAAAATCAAGAAGTTTTGCAAGCCTTAGAATTGGATTTGCAATTGGAAATAAAGAATTAATTCAAGCATTACATATTATTAAAGATTCTTATAATCCTTATACAGTTGATACAATAGGAATAAAGGCTGGTGCTGCTGCAATGCTTGATGTAGAATATTTTAATAAAACTAGAAATACAATTATAGCTACAAGAGATAGAATAAAAAAAGAGCTTGATAAATTAGGATTTAAGAGTACTAATTCAAAATCGAATTTTTTATTTATAAAACATAACTCTTTTAAAGGTGAATATATTTTTAAAAAACTAAAAGAAAATGGTATACTTGTAAGATATTTTAATAAACCTAAAATCAATAATTATTTAAGAGTAAGTATTGGAACAGATGAGGAAATGGATGAAATGATAAGAATATTAAAAGAAAAAATATTAAAGTAG
- the hisG gene encoding ATP phosphoribosyltransferase produces the protein MYLNIALPKGRLGEKSYEILKKLGYSSKDYENKDRKLVFINVDKKIKYFLVKASDVPVYVERGAADIGVVGKDVLMESKANVYEILDLGFGKCRFAVAAPIDFIDNYEKKLVVATKYINVAREYFEKKEREIDLIKLNGSVELGPLVNLSDVIVDIVETGSTLKANNLEEREKICDISARLIVNRNSYRFKNNIINKLIKEIKGEIKND, from the coding sequence ATGTATTTAAATATAGCACTTCCAAAAGGAAGACTTGGAGAAAAATCCTATGAAATTTTGAAAAAATTGGGATATTCATCAAAAGATTACGAAAATAAAGATAGAAAATTAGTATTTATAAATGTAGATAAAAAAATAAAATATTTTTTAGTGAAAGCAAGTGACGTTCCTGTATACGTAGAAAGAGGCGCTGCCGATATAGGAGTAGTTGGAAAAGATGTATTAATGGAAAGTAAAGCAAATGTCTATGAAATTCTTGATTTAGGTTTTGGTAAATGTAGATTTGCTGTTGCTGCTCCTATAGATTTTATTGATAATTATGAAAAAAAACTTGTAGTTGCTACAAAATATATAAATGTTGCTAGAGAATATTTTGAAAAAAAAGAAAGAGAAATTGATTTAATAAAACTAAATGGTTCTGTAGAGTTAGGCCCACTTGTAAATTTATCTGATGTTATTGTAGATATTGTAGAAACTGGAAGTACTTTAAAAGCAAATAATTTAGAAGAAAGAGAAAAAATTTGTGATATTAGTGCTCGACTTATTGTTAATAGAAATAGTTATAGATTTAAAAATAATATTATAAATAAATTAATTAAAGAAATCAAGGGGGAGATAAAAAATGATTAA
- a CDS encoding ATP phosphoribosyltransferase regulatory subunit produces the protein MKEFKNFDLEETLIIKFRKLFESYGYEKIKVNTFETYDTYFKNKDIINNEKVLKIIHPNGSLYALRADMTMIIAKKFANDFQTKDINISEKVYYYDNIFRNEFGINGGLKEKRQVGIENLGTNGIFNDVETIILALNSLETISDNYILEISNVELLKSIFKNINITEDDKNIVLKFIFTKNRDELLKFLDNLKIETNYKNIIDDITTCYGSINDILIKLSKYNELKDSLNYFNNLKLYIGERQLKKIKINFSISNSLEYYTGLILQGFVEDINNPIIIGGRYDNLSKRFGKAFPAIGFAIDLDSLIKKLDIKHHLADYLIFYTEESVKFLQDIDNLRKQGKTVKISPYKKLTNKTIEELHKKYKNICKYVGGELKSCI, from the coding sequence ATGAAAGAATTTAAAAATTTTGATTTAGAGGAAACTTTAATAATAAAATTTAGAAAACTTTTTGAAAGTTATGGTTATGAAAAAATTAAGGTAAATACTTTTGAAACTTATGATACTTATTTTAAAAATAAAGATATTATAAATAATGAAAAAGTATTAAAAATTATACATCCAAATGGTAGTTTGTATGCATTACGTGCTGATATGACTATGATAATAGCTAAAAAATTTGCTAATGATTTTCAAACTAAAGATATTAATATATCTGAAAAAGTTTATTATTATGACAACATTTTTAGAAATGAATTCGGAATAAATGGTGGTTTAAAAGAAAAAAGACAAGTTGGTATAGAAAATCTTGGAACTAATGGTATTTTCAATGATGTTGAAACTATAATTTTAGCATTAAATAGTTTAGAAACTATATCTGATAATTATATTTTAGAGATTTCAAATGTAGAACTTTTAAAAAGTATTTTTAAAAATATTAATATTACAGAAGATGATAAAAATATAGTTCTTAAATTTATTTTTACAAAAAATCGTGATGAATTATTAAAATTTCTTGATAATTTAAAAATTGAAACTAATTATAAAAATATAATAGATGATATTACAACTTGCTATGGTAGTATTAATGATATTTTAATAAAATTATCAAAATATAATGAATTAAAAGATTCTCTAAATTATTTTAATAATTTAAAACTTTATATTGGTGAGAGACAATTAAAAAAAATAAAAATCAATTTTTCTATATCAAATAGTTTAGAATATTATACTGGCCTTATTTTACAAGGGTTTGTAGAAGATATAAATAATCCAATAATAATTGGTGGTAGATATGATAATTTAAGTAAACGATTTGGAAAAGCTTTTCCTGCAATTGGATTTGCTATTGACTTAGATAGTTTAATAAAAAAATTAGATATCAAACATCATTTAGCTGATTATCTTATTTTCTATACAGAAGAATCTGTAAAATTTCTACAAGATATAGATAATCTAAGAAAACAAGGAAAAACAGTAAAAATATCTCCATATAAAAAACTTACTAATAAAACAATTGAAGAATTGCATAAAAAATATAAAAATATATGTAAATATGTAGGAGGTGAACTAAAATCATGTATTTAA
- a CDS encoding ABC transporter ATP-binding protein: MDKIKKLIEYTKKYRLFTLLAPLFMMVEVIADLFLPFISKNIINIGIVNNDTAYIFKMGLLMLITTLIGAFGGIMCSVFAAKAAISTSTDLREKLFSKIIKLDFFNLEKLKTGNLITLLTDDISKIQGLILAGTRIVVRAPLLFIGGLIMAIITSKKLSLVLIFIIPIMIFLMYLILKKSFPLFYKIQNKLDIVNKISQENLFGIKTVKSFSREEYEENRFSTANRNFMNNIITSSKIISLQRPLIMMFLNFGVLLIIYFGGKGVISKSENLGTIIAYINYLEIIIFSIVMTSMILINLSRSIVSVDRIEKILQLNEEKYLSTNNNNISGDITFKNIYFAFEDNKYILENISFKIKENETIGIIGVTGSGKSTLVSLIPKFLLPQKGNIYIGNKNINEYSLDILRKNIGFVFQDNIIFSGSIKENITFGNKNLSIEDIKKYAKMSKADEFIENLEKKYDSIIGQRGVNLSGGQKQRLSIARTLANKPKIIIFDDSTSALDAETEKYIMTQINENIKNCTKIIISQKISSVMNADKIIVLDNGKIENIGKHNDLLLNSKLYNEIFNLQIGGDIDVK; the protein is encoded by the coding sequence ATGGATAAAATAAAAAAATTAATTGAATATACTAAAAAATATCGATTATTTACTCTATTAGCACCTTTATTTATGATGGTTGAAGTTATTGCTGATCTATTTTTACCATTTATTTCTAAAAATATAATAAATATTGGAATAGTAAATAATGATACAGCTTATATCTTTAAAATGGGATTACTTATGTTAATAACTACTTTAATTGGTGCTTTTGGTGGTATAATGTGTTCTGTATTTGCTGCAAAAGCTGCTATTTCTACATCAACTGATTTACGTGAAAAACTTTTTTCTAAAATTATAAAATTAGATTTTTTTAATTTAGAAAAATTAAAAACAGGAAATCTTATTACTCTACTTACCGATGATATTTCTAAAATTCAAGGTCTTATATTAGCCGGTACTAGGATAGTTGTGAGAGCTCCCTTATTATTTATAGGTGGTCTTATTATGGCTATCATTACAAGTAAAAAACTTTCATTAGTTTTAATATTTATCATTCCGATTATGATTTTTTTAATGTATTTAATTTTAAAAAAGAGTTTCCCTTTGTTTTATAAAATACAAAATAAACTTGATATAGTAAATAAAATCTCTCAAGAAAATCTATTTGGAATAAAAACTGTAAAATCTTTTTCGAGAGAAGAATATGAAGAAAATAGATTTTCTACAGCTAATAGAAATTTTATGAACAATATAATTACTTCTTCAAAAATTATTTCACTTCAAAGACCTTTAATCATGATGTTTTTAAATTTTGGTGTATTATTAATAATATATTTTGGTGGAAAAGGAGTTATATCAAAAAGTGAAAATTTAGGTACAATTATAGCTTATATAAATTATTTAGAAATAATTATTTTCTCTATTGTTATGACTTCTATGATTCTCATAAATTTATCTAGAAGTATTGTTTCAGTGGATAGAATTGAAAAAATTTTACAATTAAACGAGGAAAAATATTTATCAACAAATAATAATAATATATCTGGTGATATTACTTTTAAAAATATATATTTTGCTTTCGAAGACAATAAATATATTTTAGAAAATATATCTTTTAAAATAAAAGAAAATGAAACTATCGGTATAATAGGTGTTACAGGTTCTGGAAAATCTACTTTAGTTTCTCTTATTCCAAAATTTTTACTTCCTCAAAAGGGAAATATTTATATTGGTAACAAGAACATAAATGAGTACTCTTTAGATATATTACGAAAAAATATAGGATTTGTATTTCAAGATAATATTATTTTCTCTGGAAGTATAAAAGAAAATATAACTTTTGGAAATAAAAATCTTTCTATAGAAGATATTAAAAAATATGCAAAAATGTCAAAAGCAGATGAATTTATTGAGAACTTAGAAAAAAAATATGATAGTATTATTGGACAAAGAGGAGTTAATTTATCTGGTGGACAAAAACAAAGATTATCCATTGCCAGAACTCTTGCTAATAAACCTAAAATAATTATTTTTGATGATTCTACAAGTGCTCTTGATGCAGAAACAGAAAAATATATTATGACTCAAATAAATGAAAATATTAAGAATTGTACTAAAATAATTATATCTCAAAAAATTAGTAGTGTAATGAATGCTGATAAAATAATTGTACTAGATAATGGAAAAATTGAAAATATTGGAAAACATAATGACTTATTATTAAATAGTAAACTCTATAATGAAATTTTTAATCTACAAATTGGCGGTGATATAGATGTCAAATAA
- the hisD gene encoding histidinol dehydrogenase: protein MIKIVSYKDNKFILDEILNNTTQFEYDEVNKAVIEILKNIKENGDKAVLEYNEKFDGVKLNSLQVTKQEIDEAYFDNISLELRNSLELAHKKIKEFHEKQKRNSFIDTNTPNKIVGQLINPIEKVGIYVPGGTASYPSTVLMNAVPAKIAGCKEIIMVTPPGKNGKVPANILAAAKIAGIDKIFKVGGAQAIGALSFGTETIPNVYKIVGPGNIYVAMAKKMVYGQIDIDMIAGPSEVLIIADKTANYRYLAADLLSQAEHDKFATSILVTTSEELAKKVQKEIEIQLNQLPRKEIAETSINNQGRIIIVNDIKDACYIANKIAPEHLELAVKNPFEILGYIKNAGAIFMGEYSPEPLGDYMAGPNHTLPTSGTAKFSSPLGVDDFIKKSSIIYYDKNALKELKNDIINIATSEGLDAHANSIKIRFEDK from the coding sequence ATGATTAAAATAGTTTCTTATAAAGATAATAAATTTATTTTAGATGAAATTTTAAATAATACTACACAATTTGAATATGATGAAGTAAATAAAGCTGTAATTGAAATATTAAAAAATATAAAAGAAAATGGAGATAAAGCTGTATTAGAATATAACGAAAAATTTGATGGAGTAAAACTTAATTCTCTTCAAGTAACTAAACAAGAAATAGATGAAGCATATTTTGATAATATATCTCTTGAATTAAGAAACTCTCTTGAACTTGCCCATAAAAAAATAAAAGAATTTCATGAAAAACAAAAAAGAAATTCTTTTATAGATACAAATACGCCAAATAAAATAGTCGGACAATTAATTAATCCAATAGAAAAAGTAGGAATCTATGTACCTGGTGGTACTGCTAGTTATCCTTCTACAGTACTTATGAATGCAGTACCTGCTAAAATTGCTGGTTGTAAAGAAATTATTATGGTTACTCCTCCTGGAAAAAACGGAAAAGTTCCTGCAAATATTTTAGCTGCTGCTAAAATTGCTGGCATTGATAAAATATTTAAAGTTGGTGGTGCACAAGCTATTGGAGCTCTTAGTTTTGGTACTGAGACTATTCCGAATGTATATAAAATTGTAGGACCTGGAAATATTTATGTAGCTATGGCTAAAAAAATGGTTTATGGTCAAATTGATATTGATATGATTGCTGGTCCTAGTGAAGTGTTAATTATTGCTGACAAAACTGCTAATTATAGATATTTAGCTGCTGATTTATTATCACAAGCAGAACATGATAAGTTTGCTACTAGTATTTTAGTAACCACTTCAGAAGAATTAGCTAAAAAAGTACAAAAGGAAATAGAAATACAATTAAATCAACTTCCTCGAAAAGAAATAGCTGAAACATCTATTAATAATCAAGGTAGAATCATAATTGTAAATGATATAAAAGATGCTTGTTATATTGCAAACAAAATAGCTCCAGAACATCTAGAACTTGCTGTAAAAAATCCATTTGAAATATTAGGATATATTAAAAATGCAGGAGCTATCTTTATGGGTGAATATTCACCTGAACCACTCGGTGATTATATGGCTGGACCAAATCATACCCTACCAACTAGTGGTACTGCAAAATTTTCTTCGCCACTTGGAGTAGATGATTTTATAAAAAAATCTTCTATCATATATTATGATAAAAATGCTTTAAAAGAATTAAAAAACGATATAATCAATATTGCTACAAGTGAAGGTCTTGATGCTCATGCTAATTCTATAAAAATAAGATTTGAAGATAAATAA